One Bythopirellula goksoeyrii genomic window, AAATCCGTTTTTGGGTCGACTACATTTCTGGGGAAGATGGCGAATACATATACGATGATCTAGGGAAGTATGGTGGCCTCGCACCAGGGGAGAGCTTTGTCCTCCTAGGAGACCTCAATGGTGATCCTCATGACGGTGAAGGGTCGGCAGGCATCGCACAGCTTCTTGCATCGCCGGCAATTGTCCAGTATCCACCGCCTGAGAGTAAGGGTGGCGCAGAACAGGCAAGGTTGCAGGGAGGAGTGAACGCCCAGCATGTGGGTAGTTCCCGCAATGACACGCTCGATGCCGCCGACGATGGCCCGGGGAATCTACGCTTAGATTACGTTTTACCGTCAAATGATTTAAAAGTAGTTGCTTCCGGCGTATTTTGGCCCGACAATACAGACAGCCTCTTCTCGTTGGTTGGAACCTATCCGTTTCCCAGTTCTGACCATCGATTGGTTTGGGTGGATGTTGATTGGTAGTGATACGCATAAGTTGATAACTTCTTACTTAACCCTACCTTGAGTAATTTTATCCTATAATTCTAACTTGCTATTTTTTCTTCCTTGATGGAGATGTGTGCTATGTCCCAACGCAAGTCATTTGGTTTCACTTTGGTCGAGCTGCTTGTTGTGATCGCCATCATTGGTGTATTGGTTGCGCTATTGTTGCCTGCCATCCAGGCGGCACGCGAGGCGGCTCGACGCACTTCTTGCGTTAATAATGTTAAGCAAATGGGATTGGCTGCTGCCAACTATGAAAGTGCCCGTGGTACGTTTCCTCCAGGGAGGCTGTTCCCAGATTGGGTCAGCGGCGGAAGTATCAAGGGAGGCTACACCAGCTATGATCCTGGCCCAACTCCAGGAGACAAGACTGGCTTCTATTCCGTCCATATCTGGCTTCTGCCCTATATGGAAGCGAACAATGTGTACAACTTGATTGACTTCAACCAACCTCAAGTTAAGAAAATGCTGAACCCTACTAATCCTCATTTCGATGCGTATTCGACTGCCCAGGGACTATTTATCTGTCCGAGCGATGCGAATACGGGAATGGTGATCTCTGAGAACAATTACCGAGCGAACTTTGGAGGAGATGGCCCTGGCGCTGGAGTACGCACAAATTCAATGACGATAGTTGAACCACGTCCATCAGGGGACTGGTGGCATATTGGAGGAAGCGGAGCTTTTACCATCGGTGAAAAGGGCTTGAAGACAAGTGCCTATGCAGATGGCCTTTCGAAAACAGCCTTTTTCTCGGAACGCATAAAAGGTCAGGGGGAAGAGAATAGTTCTTTGCCTTCTCGGACATCCATGATTCGCTGCCCTGGCAATCTGGCTCCCAATGTCAATATTGACGTCGCCTATCAGGCAGCAACCGACTACACACCCGTAGCGGATGGATTCAATTTCGATGCGGCAGGACGTTGGATTGGCGATTGGTCCAATGGCTGGCCGTTTGCTGGTTACGATTCGACCCAGTACAACCATGTTGCACCACCAAACTGGACAGGTCAGGACTGTGGAGTCAACTTTATCCCAGATACTCCGGCCGAGCACGCGATCATAGCCGCTCGTAGCGATCACCCTGGCGCAGTAGTTGTCGCCTTTGGTGATGGACACACCGCTATCGTTAATGATAGTATCAATCTGGACGTTTGGCGTGCCCTCGGCACACGCGATGGGCGTTTCAATGCAAGCAATGGGCCTGAACCCGTCGATGTAGAATTCTGATCTGCACTATTCTGGGGAGACTCTTTTCGTGAACACCAAATCTGCATTTGTGCGTATCCGGGTCATTGTCGCAATTGCCGTGGCGGCGTTAGTTGCCGGCTACGCCTCCTATGTTGCCTCTAGCTGGGAAAGGACTGCCAAAGAGCAATACGTCACGCGGACGATGAGCAACTTCTTTACGAGTCTCAATCCCATTACTCAGCTCGACTCGGTGTATCGCGACGCCGATGGGGACCTCCTGGCGGACGTCCCCGAGAACGAAGCCCTGCAGGCCAAGCCCGCCGAATTGGTGCTCTCTTTTATCACCTCCGAAGACTCCACCAATGAGCCGGCTCAGTGGCAAGAACTGATGGATGCGATTGCCGATAAGACCGGTATTCCGGTGACCTATTTGCGACTGACCGACTCGCGTCAGCAATACGAGGCCCTGCGCAACGGACAGCTACACATTACGGCATTGAGTACCGGAGAAGTTCCCGCCGCAGTCAACACGGCCGGATTTATCCCCGTTTGTGCGTTTGGCCAGGAAGATGGCACAAGCGGTTACAAAATGGAGTTTATCGTCAAGGCCGACAGTCCGATCAAAAACCTGGCAGATCTACGCGGCAAGAGAATTGCTTTCACTCGGCCCCGCTCCAATTCCGGCTGCAAGGCGGCGGCAATGTTGCTGATGGACGAGAAGAATCTGCAGCCTGAACTCGATTACCAGTGGAGCTACACATATGGTCATCAAGGTTCGATTGACGCCGTCCTGGCTGGCGAGGTCGATGCTGCACCGATTGCCAGTGATGTACTCGCGCGGATGAAAGCCAAAGGGGAGGTCGATCCCGAGGCGGTGCGCAGCATTTATGAATCGGAAAAATTCCCCCCCGCGGCCTTTGGTTTCGCCTATAATCTGGCCCCAGAAATCCAGGATGCCGTCCGCCAGGCTCTGCTCGAATTCGAGTGGGATGGCACGAAGATCGCGGAAGAGTTCGGTGCCGATGGGACGAGCAAGTTTGCTCCGGTCGTTTTCAAGGACGACTGGGCACTCGTCCGCCGCGTCGATCTCTCCGCCAGCAAAGCCCGCAGCGACCTAGCAATGCAGTAGGTCCCCGGGTTAGCCGCGACGCGGCAGGCGAGTCCTGCTCGGCGTAGCGGAGCGCGTCGAGTTCTATTTCAACTTAAACCGCGCAAACACCGGGTCGTGGTCCGAGCCGTCCATCTCTGCTGGGGCTCGCATCTTCTGCGAGGACCCTTCGACGTAGCTCTTTGCCATTGCTGGCGAACAGAGAATGAAATCAATCGGTTCCCAGCCTTCCTGATCGGGGTCAAGTATTGAATCAGGAGTGTCTTTTGTGGGAGTAGGCCACATTGCTGTGGGGCCGCTGCCCAGAATGGTCAGCAGTGAGGTACTATCGATCGTATCATTGAAATCGCCGGTCAGAATGATTCTCGCGTTTGGGTCTTTCTCAAGTTTTTCGTCGAGCAGTTTGCGGAGCATCGAAGCTTCGGCAAGCCGAATGGGCTCAGAGGAGTCGGCCCCACTTGCCTTACTCTTGAGATGTACAATCCACACCTCCAGAGGTTCGCCGCCGGGTGGCAATACAGTGATAGCCGGCACATCGCGGTTGAATTGTCGTTCAACTCCATCTGGTCCTTTGAATGTCAAATGTCTGCGGGAAGTGACTTCGCCAATCGGAGCGCGAGAGAGCAAACAGACGTCGATTCCTCGGCCATCGTTACCTTCAAAATGCACGACATTCTCATATCCCATATCACTGAGAAAAACCTTGTTGAATCGCTCCAAGTAACCTCGATTCTCTACCTCCTGGAGTGCGATCACGTCGGCATTCACCTTGTGGATCGTGGCAGCCAAACGCTCCAGTTCATCGCGAGGCTTAGTTCGAGTTCCTTCGTCAGCGTGGTAGGGATCGTCAACTTCGTCGAACAGATTGAGAACATTGAACGTAGCGACCACGATTTCATTGGGATCGGCAGACCAGGTAGTGACCGGTTTCTTCTCCACTCCTTCTGTTTTCGGCAGGGCATCGAGTACACGAATCTGATCCGATCGTGCGATGACCATCTGAGGATTGCCATTGTAGGTGCTAATCAATCCACGCATTTCCACCAACTTGTTTTCATAAAGTTCTTTGAGATCGCCAGGGAATCGTTCGAGATTCTCACCGAAGACGATCCCTACAAACCCAGGTGGTCGTTCATTGTCGAAGTTCAAGAAATTAATCCGCCCGGCGCTGCCAACTCTTACGATCTTGCCGCTCACAAAGACGGTCTGTCCGATCGCATCGCCAGCATCGTCCCAACTGATGTGTTTGATCCCTTCGTCCGGATCGATAGGAGGCCGGGCGTGAAGAGCGGTCGGCACGAGGGACATCATAAGAAGAATTGTGGCAACGTAGCGGAGCATTTTTATTTCGCCTTGATTAGAGAGGATGAAACAGGAACAAGGTCCCGTTATTTTGCCACGTTCAAGGGCATTCCACAATCAATACCAGAGCGAAAGCACCGGAATTGCGCTGACCCGCAATCGGCGTCGGAATGACTAATAGGACGAAGAATAAGCGCTCAAAAGCGAGCAGAAGGGAGTTTTTTCAAAAAATTGGCTTTCAACTTGGCGCGATATGAAGTATGCCGAGATATAATAAAGGTTTACCGCACTTATCCCCGCCGGATCTGTCTCACGATGCATTTTCTCCGATCTTCATTTGTAATCTGCTTCGCATTGCTTGACATTGTCGTGCTGTTTGCAGATCACTCGCAGGGCGAAGAAGTTGCGCCGAAGCTTGATTTCCCAAGCACATCAACCCCCGATAGTTCCTTGGCCAATGGGGTTGCCCTACCAGAGCAACGAATTCGCAATGTGATCCTCATGATCGGCGACGGTATGGGCCCCCAGCAGTTGGGATTGCTCTTTGCATACGCTCGCCATTCTCTAGCGTCGCAAGCATCTGGAAAGCCACTATCAGAAAGAATGGCGGCTATCGAAAAACTGGCGTCGCAAGGCAATGTTGGCATCGTACGCACGAATCCCCATGGGGCTCTGGTCGTTGATTCCGCTTCGGCGGCGACGCAATTGGCAACGGGAGTTTGGTCCGGATCGGAAATGATCGGTGTCGACTACCGAGGAAACGCAGCCAAGACCGTGTTGGAAATTGCACGCGACACGGGTCGATCGACGGGGCTTGTCTCCGACACGCGGATGACCCATGCAACTCCTGGCGCTTTCGCGGCCCACCAACGCCATCGATCGATGGAAAACGAGATCGCCGTCGACATGCTCGGCAACCAAGTGGACGTTCTCATGAGTGGTGGTCTGCGCCATTGGATACCGCAAGCCGTCAACAAGCGGGATTCGGCCTCATACATGGCTTTGGTGCAGATGATCGGCGGAGCGTTCGATGTTTCTTCTAAACGCCAAGACAATCGCAACTTGCTTCTTGAAGCGCGTGGAGATTATCAGTTGGTATTTGATCGGTCGTCGATGGCGCAACTTTCGGAGGGCAAGGTGCTCGGTCTGTTTGCCAACTCTGAAATGCTCGATGCTATTGGAGAACGCAAAACGCTCGAAAGCGGCGTACGTACGGAGCCCACCTTGGTAGAGATGGCGGAGAAGTCTCTGGAAATATTGAACAAGAATTCCAAGGGTTTTTTCTTGATGGTTGAAGGTGGCCAGATCGATTGGGCGGGACACAATAACGACGCTGGAGACATGCTCTGGGAACTTATTCAATTTGATGATGCTGTTCGGGCTGTATTTGATTGGGCCAGTAAAAGGGACGACACTCTCGTGCTGATCACAGCCGATCATGAAACAGGATCATTCGGATTTAGCTACTCAGGTTATGAGATTCCTGAAGCTCAGAAGATCGGCGGAAATGTTTTCGGCGAAGAGCCGTTTGCCCCAAATTTCAATTTTGGCCCCCAACATGCCCTCGATGATTTGGCAGCCCAACAGAAAAGCTACTTCGAGATTTTCACCGAATTTGATTCTTTGCCCGCTGAGGAGCGGACCCCCGAAAGGCTGATGGAGATTGTGAACGGGGCCGTCAAGCCGCTGTCGATCACGCTTGCCGACGCTACGGACTTGCTTAATCGAATGCCGAACCAATACTACCAGAAGGGACATCCCTATCTCGGCACTCCGACGTTGCCCGAGATGCCCGACCAAGAGTCTTTCTACGTCTATGGGGAAAACTTGCGTATGAATCGACTTGGCCACATCCTGGGCACACAGCAACATGTCGTTTGGGGATCTGGCACCCACACCAGTACCCCAGTGTTGATCGCAAGTTTCGGCCCGGGATCGGAGCGGTTTACTGGCATCCTCCATGCAACGGATGTTGGCAAACGCATGATCGAGATGATCCAGGGGCAATAGGGCACTTCTTGGTGCACATCTTCCATAGTTGCCTGATTTGTCAGCCTATTTGCCCCAGATTGCAGCCTTCTGCCCCTGCAGACTTCCGTTGACCGATTCCGGCAATCCTTCTAAAATTTGCTGTCACTTGGACTTATGGTGCTGCTGGCAGAATTGGCGGTTGTGCATTTTCAAGTGCAGGCATTCTGAGTTGGCGGTGCCAAATGGTCTATTCATCCACGCTTATATAGCCAGCTCGACAGATCATTCCGGAGAGTTTGAAGCGCGACAAGAAAAGTCGCAGGATAGAAACACAAGGAAAATGCTGTTTTTGGGTCCAATGTTGGGTTGGACCAACAGCTTTGCGTGATATCGACTCTGGACGTACAACATGGTTCCCCGTAAGGCTGGTACCGACTGGGAGATCCTCGCTCCTGCGAAATTGAACTTGTACTTGAAAGTTCTCGGCAAGCGCTCCGATGGTTTTCATGACCTGGATACGCTCATGGTCCCGGTGCAGCTATGCGACCAATTGCGCTGGTGTCCCGAGAATTCAGGACGGCCAGTTCAGGCTGAATCTTGCTCGCTAACTGTCGATTCTCGTGCTCTCAATCCAGGTCCAAGTTTGCATTCACTCAATTCCTCAGAGAATTTAGTGCTGCAGGCAGCCCATCTGGTCGCCGCCCGAATTGGCCGACCACCCCACGGGCATTTCCAGCTCACGAAACGAATACCCTTGCAAGCTGGCCTCGGGGGAGGCAGCAGCGATGCAGCAGCTACTTTGCGACTAACAAATGCCTGCTGGAAAGCAGGTCTTGCGGAGTCGGAACTTGCTCAATTGGCCGCTGAGCTGGGCAGCGATGTCCCGTTTTTCCTGCATTCCGGCCCTGCTATCTGCCGTGGCAGAGGCGAACGAATTTCAACCGCCGCTGGACTAGCGAATTTGCACTTTGTACTGGTGAAACCCTCCTTCGGCCTCTCAACGGCGCAAGTTTTTCAGGAGTTTTCGAGTTCTAAGGAACAGATACAAAGTTCGAATGACAATTCAACTGCTAGGCTCACTAGTTTGATTGGCGCACTACAAGCTGGGGCATTGTCAACTGCTAGTCGCTGGATGACTAACTGTCTGGAGTCCGCTGCAGCGCGGATCGCTCCAGAAATTCTGTGTATCAAAAACTTATTAGCGGATGCAGGTTGCCGGGGACAACTCATGACTGGCAGCGGCTCAACCTTATTTGGAATTGCTCGATCAGCAAGGCATGCGAGATGGATCGCCCGACAACTATCGGCACAAAGCATGGGAACTGTGTTGGTTACGTCAACGAGTTGGTAAGGCGACCAATGAATCGCAAGGAGACTTACCATGTATATTTCTGAAGTGCGAATTAAACTGATGGAAGATCCTGGCGAAAGGCTCAAGGCCTTTTGTTCGATCACATTCGATAACTGTTTCGTCGTGCGCGATCTCAAAATCATCGAAGGATCCAATGGCCCTTTCGTAGCTATGCCCAGTCGCAAGCTGACTTCCCACTGTTCGCGTTGCGGCATGAAAAACCATCTCCGGGCCCAGTATTGCAATCAATGCGGCTCGTCGATTAGCCACGATCACATGCCGCTGGATGCCGATGGTCGAGCAAAGCTCTATGCTGACATCGCCCATCCCATCAATTCCTCCTGTCGGGAGATGATTCAGGATCATGTAATCAATGAGTATTACGATGAACTTGATCGCTCGAAACTCCCCGGCTATGTATCACGGTATGACGATGTCGATGTCGAACTAGGCTACGAAGAGGATGTGCCCCAACTGCCGCGCAAACGTGAGACACGAATTGATCAGGCCCATAAAGACTCCTCGCCACATGAATCTCGAAAAGGAGACGTAAAGAGCAGTGGGCACGAGAGTTCATCTTCGAGAGCCCCGGGAGGCAAACCTCCGCATCAAGTCGAAGATTCCTTCGGATCAGGTATCTTCCCGGATGCTTAGAAGAGAAGCCGCCAAGCGACAACAGTGATTCCCAGCGGCACGAGATAGTAGGCGAACATCGCGAGTCGACCACGACGGACAAAGCGTATCAACAGGGCTAATGCTGCCAGGCCTACGACAAACGAGATGAGAAAGCCTACTGCCAGCGTTCCCAGCGGCGTTCCCGTAGTGCCTTCTTTCAATGCCTCGAGCATTTCTAGCACTCCACCACCGGCAATAGCCGGAATCGCCAACAAAAACGCGAAGGTCGAAGCGGACTCCCGCTGCAAGCCAACGCCTAGTCCTCCGGCAATGGTAGCACCGCTGCGAGAAATTCCTGGTAGCAATGCAAAAGCTTGGAGCATGCCGATCTTGAGAGTGTCCTGCCAATTTAGTTGTTTGTAGTCAGTTGATCCTTCAGTGCGATTGGAAGCCCACCACAGGAGCACTGCTGTAACGGGAAAGCAAAACCCTGCTACCAGTGGATTGGCGAGTATCAAATCGCTCGTTGCAGCAGGGAGCCCCTTCTTAAGATAAATTCCAATCACGGCCGCCGGTATTGTGCCTAGGATCAAAAGTGGTATCAGCCGACGATCCGAGGTAAAAAGTCGCAAGATTTCGCGGCGATAATAGACCAACACGGCAAGCAAGGTTCCCAGATGCAACACAATTTCAACTTCAACCAGATCCTTGACCGGTTCACTACCAAGCGATTGGAAAATCGCGTTGGCTACCACGAGGTGTCCTGATGAACTCACCGGCAAGAATTCAGTGAGACCTTGCACAATCGCGAGGAGAATGATTTCGAAGATTGTCATTTGCTGCGGGTCTCACAAGTATGGAATTCGCGTCTGCTAGTCTCTGAGTCAAAGTACCAACTATAATTGCCCACTATGCTCATGTCAGCGGCGAAAACAGTCACTTCTCGTCGCATCGAGTGGTCGTTAAGCTAAAGAATAGGTTGCATCCTGGTGAAACCCTGGCAAGATTGAAAGAACATGGGAATTCGCTTCTTTTGCCCGAATGGCCACAAACTCAATGTGAAAGGATTTCTCGCGGGCAAGCGGGGGATCTGTCCCGAATGCGATGCGCGCTTTCTGGTTCCTATGGAAAGCGGTGGAAGAGTTGAAGCCCTTGAAGAGCCTACCGAGTTGCTGGGGTCAGATGTACCCGCACCGGCCAATCATAGCGACTCTCTGAAAAAGGAAGAGGCCCATCTTGCTGACACCGACTGGCACGTTCGTGGTGCCTCCGGTGCTGAACAAGGACCGATTCCTTACGCCCAGGTGAAGGCTCAAATAGAGATTGGACAGGTCGACAAGGACTCTTGGGTCTGGCGGACCGGGTGGCAAGATTGGCAACGGGCAATCGATGTGTTCCCCGAAATTGAATCAACCCCCGACGGATCGAATGCCAACACTGTTAAAGACATTGGGGCAATTCCAAGTAATCCGGAAACCATTGTAGTTGAAGAAAGTGGTTTTGTTCCTCAGGAATCTGTAGCAGTAGCAACTCATCGCCGTCTTCAACGAGAACGTCGTCAACGTGCGAGAATGGTTACTCTGGTTCTGACCGTTCTGATTTGCTTGCTGGCGCTAGTTCTCGGGATAATACTTTCGCGGTAAAACGCAGAACTTCCCTCGAACCAGGTCACACTGACAGGCGAAGCACCAAACAAAAAAACCGGTCCTCGCGTTGAGGACCGGTTCTCGTTTCTTTCAACTGTACTTTCTGCTATGGCAGAAAGCTCAGGTGGTGGAATCGCTCTGAGGAGCCTGGGGAGCTGCTTCTGGAACAATCTCACCAGCGGCTTCGCCACAGCTGCTGCAACCTTCGACGGCGGCACCACCACAACTGCTGCAACCTTGGACTTCACCACAGCCACAAGGAGCGGCACTGCAGGAGCAAGTTGTGCAGCAACCAGCACGACGAGCCTTACGGGCCTCGCGACGGGTCATGCATTCGCAGCTGCATTGGCTAACTTCACAACCGCAAGGAGCGGCGGCGGAGCAACCACATGGAGCGGCAGGAGCAGCTTCGCAACCACAAGGAGCAGGAGCAGCTTCACATGGGCAAACTGGCTCGCTGTAGCAAGCTGGAGTAGCTTCACAGCATACAGGCTGGCAACAAGTGGCGGGCTTGCAGCACTTGTTCTTGCGCTTGAACAAACCAGCTTCGGCGCTCGAAGCAGCCAACATCACCATTACAGCAGTCAACACGATCATAGCACGTTTCATAATGTAATCCCTCCTCTTGGGAAAAACCCGCGCCGCGGTAAATCGGAATACGTTTCCGTTAACGGCGCAACAAATTCTCTACTTCTTTCACCGTCAAAATTCTTGCCCCGAAGTGCTACGACGGCCAGTAGCGGCGGGGGAAATCAAACCTGTATCGCTTCAGCCACTGCACATTGATGCACGATCCGGCTGCTAATTTTCTGACTTTACGAATTAGAAAACTTAGGCCGACAAAATAACATGGCTACTTTTGATGTCAAGTGGCTCGTTAGCCCAAAAGAACCAAATCACCAGCCTCTACAGAGTCTCTTGAATACGAGAGAACCGAATGAAGTCATCGAAACCTAAGTTTCACAGGCATATCGGGCAAGTAGCGAAATTCGTCCGCTTTTTTCAGCAGTGAGAGTGGCTTTCCGTAGAAGTCGGTAACCAAATTGATCGCATGGTAAAATGCGTTGGATGCGGTGAATGGAGAAAGGCTGGTTCCGCCTAAGCTGCCTCTTGCATCACATCTCTGAGGAGCTATCGAGGACCTGCACGGAAAGGGTCCTGTGAGGGCTGAGATGCTTGTCGTGGCGTCGAGGGAGAGTTCTGTTCCGTTGCACTCACCGAAGACGGCATCGCAAATTGTCCGGGATTCTCGAAGTCCATCACGATGGGTGGCTGGTCCTCGCCCAATTCGGCTGCCATGCCTGAAATACGCCACTGCCCACCGTTTAACTTTAAAGCCCAGGTGATTTTCTCCTCCTGAGGCTGACCGTCGGCGTCCAAGTCCTTCCAAGTCGATTCAACTACTGCTTTGTCAGCATCGATCATTTCGACTGCGCCTACCCGAAAAGTAGCCGTGTCGCTCCCGGGAGGTGAGAAATTGAGTTCCAACTCGCTTGTTCTTTTCAGCGCCAGTGGAGTCAGTCGCTCGCTGGCTGTTTCCGTTTCGCCCGCGCGGACTGCACTTAGGAATTGGTGCACTACCTGGGCCACCGGATCGCTAGGCACTCCGTCTCCAGCCGAACTGCTCGACGAGTTTTGCGATCCGCAGCCGGCAGTGATAGCTATCAGTGAAAGAGCCAATATTTGAACCGGGTAACAGCGCATCGGTGACCTCAAATTTTGTAGCTTAGGAATGTGCAGGCTAGATTATCTAACCCTGCATCCTGCAAGGGGCGGGAGTGTGGCAAAATTCCGATGTGGGGTCAAGACTAAGCGACGCCAAGAATAGGCCTGACTGGACCACTTGCCGGAACCTCAAGGTCGAGGAAAAGCTATCTACCCGCACTGAGCCCCTCGTCGACTGCTTGCTGATCACGACGATAGAGTGCTAGCTGTGACTCAAAGGTGGCAGCGCTGATCTGCCAGGAGGGCTCCGAGCTGACGAAGCTTTGGCAATGAGCCACCAAGACGCGGTGAAGAAATTTGAACAAGTGGCGGGGTACGCGAAGTGCCGCAAAGGCTTCGATTAACCTTGCGCTGGTTACGTTCTGCTCAAACAAGTTCTGCAACTGAGGGTTGGATCCCTCTTTTCCACAGGCCTCGACCCGCGCATTGGCCAGATCATAGAGTGCAGCGCCTGTCCATTCGAGCGAGGGGATCATGTTTTGCTTGTCCAAGCGAGCTCGCTGGAAGAAATCATGCCCTTCCTGCTGCATGCAGTTGGCCAATTCGATTGGCAACAAGAGCTTCAGACCCAACCCCGGTTGCTTGAGGAACTTGTTGTCGAGCATCGACCAGACAAGTCCCTTCATGTTTTCTTGGGAACCGTTAATCAGGTGAGGCTCGTCGACGCGATCTACGAGTACCACGATGCCCGAGAAACCCAGTGCCTTGAGCACCCCTTGGAATTTATAGAGCAGTTCGTAGCGATCGTCGGTGCGACGCTTGTTGGGCAAGGGTTGCCCATTGATATCGTGACCGGAGAACTGCATGAGCACCTTGCGCAAGGGATTGATGTCCCGATTTACGCAGCGCAAATGTCGTGAGACGGAGAAGGCTTGTGGCCACCATCGCCATACTTGGGCAAGCCACGGTGCCCAGCCGAGAGCCATGATCAGCCACGGCCAAACCGTGGTGAGCCAACTCCACTTGCGCAGGTAAACAATAGTCCCCGCGACCACCAACATCGTTAGTAGGCCGAGTGCTCGAATCCCCCAACTTTGCCAAGGTCTGTATTTCAGGATGTGGCGCAAACGATACCAACGTGCATCAAACGATTCAGAAAGCGAATCATCGTAGCAAGAAGCCAACAGCAGCAGATCGCGGCGCTGGAAGTGATCGAGGCGCGATACGGCCTTTTCGGGCAAAGTATTTCCTGTGGGACCTGAAGTTTGGGAGATGTTCAGGAATCGATCGACGACATCGGTTACGCCTAGCGAGAGGATCGCATCCATATGGTCCCAGAGCTTCCACTCTTCAAGTACCTTCGTTGGTTTGCGGCGCGTGCGACTACTCAGTCGTTCAGCGAAGCGATCCAGGAATGGATTGAAATCATCGTATTCGATCACGAACGCGCCATGGTCTTTGTGCGTTCGATTGAATTCTTCGATTTGGGCGGTGATCTGTAGACGCATGGCGGTCTTGCCGGCACCTTTTTCGCCAAACACGATGGATGTGCCGGGGTTGGCTGGATCGCCGTAGACCTTGTCCCAGTTCGGATGAAACGTACTAGTGCGGCAACGTCCCTGAAAGACAGGATCCGTTTGTGCATCTTCGTCTGCAAACGGATTCGTGGCCATTCCATGATGATCAAACAGGTCGTGAAGGTTCATAACGCGTCGGGGGGTGTTCGAGTAGACGATAAAGTGTCATGCATTTGGGCGAAATTCGGCCCTTTAAGTATAGGTTGTCTGCTGGCGTTTCCTAAGGAGAAGTGCTCAAGCTCACTGTCGATACAATCGGTGCAAGCTGGTCAATTGTGCGTCCTTTGGATAATCTGGAAATAGATAAGGGCACTTATCACGGATCGAGAGAATCACTATGAAAACAGATCCCAAGTACGGCTATTATCCCTGGTGGCCCGAGGACGGCGACGATTGGATCCACCCCGAGGATGCTGAGTTGGCCCGCACACTGATCCCCAGCCCGCGCGTTTTCTGTCGGGACGGTGAGCAAGAGCCCTATGTCCTGCTGCACTATGGCGACGTGCTTCTTCGCGTCAAGCGAACTCTCTGGCAGGCTGTTGAGCCAGAAGGCTTTGGGATCGGAGATTGGGTCGAGGTACTTTCCCGCGGCATGCGCAATACCCCACGTACGGCTGTCATCCATGAAATGCACTGGGACGCCAAAGATCGGAAGCTCGTCTATCAAGTGACGGAAAATGGCGTACCGGTTCCCAATCAGTACGCGGGAGAGGATCTAAAGCACGTTGACCCTCCTAAGCTTGAGGA contains:
- a CDS encoding QueT transporter family protein; the encoded protein is MNLHDLFDHHGMATNPFADEDAQTDPVFQGRCRTSTFHPNWDKVYGDPANPGTSIVFGEKGAGKTAMRLQITAQIEEFNRTHKDHGAFVIEYDDFNPFLDRFAERLSSRTRRKPTKVLEEWKLWDHMDAILSLGVTDVVDRFLNISQTSGPTGNTLPEKAVSRLDHFQRRDLLLLASCYDDSLSESFDARWYRLRHILKYRPWQSWGIRALGLLTMLVVAGTIVYLRKWSWLTTVWPWLIMALGWAPWLAQVWRWWPQAFSVSRHLRCVNRDINPLRKVLMQFSGHDINGQPLPNKRRTDDRYELLYKFQGVLKALGFSGIVVLVDRVDEPHLINGSQENMKGLVWSMLDNKFLKQPGLGLKLLLPIELANCMQQEGHDFFQRARLDKQNMIPSLEWTGAALYDLANARVEACGKEGSNPQLQNLFEQNVTSARLIEAFAALRVPRHLFKFLHRVLVAHCQSFVSSEPSWQISAATFESQLALYRRDQQAVDEGLSAGR
- a CDS encoding DUF6960 family protein — protein: MKTDPKYGYYPWWPEDGDDWIHPEDAELARTLIPSPRVFCRDGEQEPYVLLHYGDVLLRVKRTLWQAVEPEGFGIGDWVEVLSRGMRNTPRTAVIHEMHWDAKDRKLVYQVTENGVPVPNQYAGEDLKHVDPPKLEE
- a CDS encoding DUF4339 domain-containing protein, encoding MGIRFFCPNGHKLNVKGFLAGKRGICPECDARFLVPMESGGRVEALEEPTELLGSDVPAPANHSDSLKKEEAHLADTDWHVRGASGAEQGPIPYAQVKAQIEIGQVDKDSWVWRTGWQDWQRAIDVFPEIESTPDGSNANTVKDIGAIPSNPETIVVEESGFVPQESVAVATHRRLQRERRQRARMVTLVLTVLICLLALVLGIILSR
- a CDS encoding undecaprenyl-diphosphate phosphatase, which gives rise to MTIFEIILLAIVQGLTEFLPVSSSGHLVVANAIFQSLGSEPVKDLVEVEIVLHLGTLLAVLVYYRREILRLFTSDRRLIPLLILGTIPAAVIGIYLKKGLPAATSDLILANPLVAGFCFPVTAVLLWWASNRTEGSTDYKQLNWQDTLKIGMLQAFALLPGISRSGATIAGGLGVGLQRESASTFAFLLAIPAIAGGGVLEMLEALKEGTTGTPLGTLAVGFLISFVVGLAALALLIRFVRRGRLAMFAYYLVPLGITVVAWRLLF
- a CDS encoding SpoVG family protein; translation: MYISEVRIKLMEDPGERLKAFCSITFDNCFVVRDLKIIEGSNGPFVAMPSRKLTSHCSRCGMKNHLRAQYCNQCGSSISHDHMPLDADGRAKLYADIAHPINSSCREMIQDHVINEYYDELDRSKLPGYVSRYDDVDVELGYEEDVPQLPRKRETRIDQAHKDSSPHESRKGDVKSSGHESSSSRAPGGKPPHQVEDSFGSGIFPDA